Proteins encoded together in one Columba livia isolate bColLiv1 breed racing homer chromosome 3, bColLiv1.pat.W.v2, whole genome shotgun sequence window:
- the MTRF1L gene encoding peptide chain release factor 1-like, mitochondrial isoform X3 — translation MEVTAGVGGQEAMLFTSEIFDMYQRYAAYKKWKFEILEYFPSEIGGLRHAVASIAGLEAYKYMKFEGGVHRVQRVPKTEKQGRIHTSTMTVAILPQPTEMRLQINPKDLRIETKRASGAGGQHVNTTDSAVRIVHIPTGIVSECQQERSQIRNKEKAMQMLSAKLYNAKLEEETKKRNSVRKIQIGTKGRSEKIRTYNFPQDRITDHRISRSVHHVECFMLGQGMLDEMIQTLREYADYESLIEIISENEKNNVS, via the exons ATGGAAGTAACTGCTGGAGTTGGAGGGCAGGAAGCCATGCTGTTTACCTCGGAGATATTTGATATGTATCAACGATATGCTGCCTATAAAAAGTGGAAATTTGAAATATTAGAATACTTTCCCAGTGAAATAG GTGGCCTAAGACATGCAGTTGCCAGTATAGCAGGTCTTGAGGCTTACAAGTACATGAAATTTGAAGGAGGAGTGCATCGTGTTCAGCGGGtgccaaagacagaaaaacaaggaCGCATTCACACCAGCACAATGACTGTTGCAATATTACCCCAACCCACAGAG ATGAGGCTGCAAATTAATCCAAAAGATCTGCGGATAGAAACAAAGCGAGCTAGTGGAGCTGGAGGCCAGCATGTCAATACCACAGACAGTGCTGTACGGATAGTTCATATTCCAACAG GGATTGTGTCTGAATGTCAGCAAGAAAGATCTCAAATTAGAAACAAAGAGAAGGCTATGCAAATGCTATCTGCTAAACTGTACAATGCCAAACTGGAAGAAGAAACCAAAAAGAGAAACAGTGTTCGAAAGATTCAA ATTGGGACTAAAGGAAGATCAGAGAAGATTAGAACATACAACTTCCCACAGGACCGGATTACTGACCACAGGATAAGCAGATCAGTGCATCATGTTGAGTGTTTCATGCTAGGACAGGGAATGCTAGATGAAATGATACAAACTCTGAGAGAATACGCCGATTATGAGTCTttaatagaaattatttcagaaaatgaaaaaaataatgtatccTGA